The proteins below come from a single Beutenbergia cavernae DSM 12333 genomic window:
- a CDS encoding PhoH family protein, translated as MRRIVPTDATADRPDAAGTAGASNPPTSPSAEVRHQITVPDDVSMVALLGRRDEVLRAIERGFPAVDVHVRGNVVTLIGRPGDVALAERLLDELTEIAATAQPLTADAVERAISMLTSPTAESPARVLTMNILSSRGRTIRPKTVGQKEYVEAIDRNTVVFGIGPAGTGKTYLAMAKAVQALQSKQVNRILLTRPAVEAGERLGFLPGTLNDKIDPYLRPLYDALHDMIDPDTIPRLMAAGTIEVAPLAYMRGRTLNDAFIILDEAQNTSAEQMKMFLTRLGFGSKMVVTGDVTQVDLPAGTHSGLRVVQDILDQIDDVAFCRLTSADVVRHRLVGDIIDAYARWDESEGHHLPPQPRGRSAAPRRAPRSSGEAPA; from the coding sequence ATGAGACGCATCGTGCCCACCGACGCCACGGCCGACCGACCCGACGCGGCGGGCACGGCAGGGGCGTCGAACCCCCCGACCTCGCCGTCGGCGGAGGTCCGCCATCAGATCACCGTTCCCGACGACGTCTCGATGGTCGCGCTGCTCGGCCGCCGCGACGAGGTGCTGCGCGCGATCGAGCGCGGTTTCCCCGCCGTCGACGTCCACGTGCGCGGCAACGTGGTGACGCTGATCGGCCGTCCGGGCGACGTCGCGCTCGCGGAGCGCCTGCTCGACGAGCTCACCGAGATCGCGGCGACCGCGCAGCCCCTCACGGCCGACGCCGTCGAGCGTGCCATCTCGATGCTCACGTCGCCGACGGCCGAGAGCCCCGCACGCGTGCTGACGATGAACATCCTGTCCAGCCGGGGTCGCACGATCCGCCCGAAGACCGTCGGTCAGAAGGAGTACGTCGAGGCGATCGACCGCAACACCGTGGTGTTCGGGATCGGCCCTGCCGGCACGGGCAAGACGTACCTCGCCATGGCAAAGGCCGTCCAGGCGCTGCAGTCGAAGCAGGTCAACCGCATCCTGCTCACGCGGCCGGCCGTGGAGGCGGGCGAACGCCTCGGCTTCCTGCCCGGCACGCTCAACGACAAGATCGACCCGTACCTGCGTCCGCTGTACGACGCGCTGCACGACATGATCGACCCGGACACGATCCCTCGTCTGATGGCGGCCGGCACGATCGAGGTGGCGCCTCTCGCCTACATGCGTGGTAGAACGCTCAACGATGCTTTTATCATTCTTGACGAAGCGCAGAACACCTCGGCCGAGCAGATGAAGATGTTCCTCACGCGGCTCGGGTTCGGCTCGAAGATGGTCGTCACGGGCGACGTCACCCAGGTCGACCTGCCCGCCGGGACGCACTCCGGCCTCCGCGTCGTCCAGGACATCCTCGACCAGATCGACGACGTCGCGTTCTGCCGCCTGACGTCGGCCGACGTCGTCCGCCACCGTCTCGTGGGCGACATCATCGACGCGTACGCCCGCTGGGACGAGAGCGAGGGCCACCACCTGCCGCCCCAGCCGCGCGGCCGCAGCGCCGCGCCACGCCGGGCGCCACGCAGCTCCGGGGAGGCTCCGGCGTGA
- a CDS encoding integral membrane protein translates to MSNPTGPENPEGSDESRESTGPDAPLPPDEPSVSQEPPAEPVIPPAPPVEPGVPPAPPAEPVIPPAEPVVPPAPPVEPEAPPVVPPVVPPPSPPAEQVVPPAPPVVPPAPAPEPDAPQAQSYAAPPPPASAYPPPDQGGFTGGAAVPPPPAQPGSELPPQAQPAAVPPPPAQPGFSPPPAQAGGFPPPPPGQGGFPPPPGQGGGFPPPPQGGFPPPPQGGFPPPGGAYASQVQATDGFSWGWKKFTENWGTLVLAQLLWGLIIAALVILWSFIIIGIGRAAAGSGSATEDAFSVLGFFGTVVLFFAVIAGAFLSQIGMVHGYLEIANGKPVTLKDFFTFKNVGAALGATLLIALASMVGSFIIVGGLIVLFFALYVIWFIVDQRRGAIDGIKAGINLSANNFGQTALLLLLVLVANAVGSALCGIGTLISAPLGNLATTYMYRRLQNQPVAP, encoded by the coding sequence ATGAGCAACCCGACCGGCCCGGAGAACCCGGAAGGCTCCGACGAGAGCCGTGAGTCCACGGGCCCTGACGCGCCGCTGCCCCCGGACGAGCCGTCGGTCTCGCAGGAGCCTCCCGCGGAGCCGGTGATCCCGCCGGCGCCCCCCGTCGAGCCGGGCGTGCCGCCGGCACCTCCGGCGGAGCCCGTGATCCCGCCGGCCGAGCCGGTGGTGCCGCCCGCTCCGCCGGTCGAGCCGGAGGCGCCGCCCGTCGTGCCGCCGGTGGTCCCGCCGCCGAGCCCGCCGGCCGAGCAGGTGGTGCCGCCCGCGCCACCCGTCGTGCCGCCGGCTCCCGCCCCGGAGCCCGACGCGCCGCAGGCTCAGAGCTATGCCGCACCGCCGCCTCCGGCGAGCGCCTATCCGCCGCCGGACCAGGGCGGGTTCACCGGGGGGGCCGCCGTCCCGCCACCGCCCGCGCAGCCGGGCTCCGAGCTCCCACCGCAGGCACAGCCTGCGGCCGTCCCGCCGCCTCCGGCGCAGCCGGGCTTCTCGCCCCCGCCCGCTCAGGCTGGCGGTTTCCCGCCGCCCCCGCCCGGCCAAGGTGGGTTCCCGCCTCCTCCCGGTCAGGGTGGTGGCTTCCCGCCGCCTCCGCAGGGTGGGTTTCCGCCGCCTCCGCAGGGCGGGTTCCCGCCGCCGGGCGGCGCGTACGCCAGCCAGGTCCAGGCGACCGACGGCTTCTCCTGGGGCTGGAAGAAGTTCACGGAGAACTGGGGCACGCTCGTCCTCGCCCAGCTGCTGTGGGGCCTGATCATCGCCGCTCTGGTGATCCTCTGGTCGTTCATCATCATCGGGATCGGGCGCGCGGCTGCGGGCTCGGGTTCTGCGACGGAGGACGCGTTCAGCGTGCTCGGCTTCTTCGGCACGGTGGTGCTCTTCTTCGCCGTCATCGCGGGCGCCTTCCTGTCCCAGATCGGCATGGTGCACGGCTACCTCGAGATCGCGAACGGCAAGCCGGTCACGCTGAAGGACTTCTTCACGTTCAAGAACGTGGGAGCCGCGCTGGGCGCGACCCTCCTCATCGCGCTGGCCTCGATGGTGGGATCGTTCATCATCGTCGGCGGCCTCATCGTGCTGTTCTTCGCGCTCTACGTCATCTGGTTCATCGTCGACCAGCGACGTGGAGCCATCGACGGCATCAAGGCGGGCATCAACCTCTCGGCGAACAACTTCGGGCAGACGGCGCTTCTGCTGCTCCTCGTGCTCGTCGCCAACGCGGTCGGGAGCGCTCTGTGCGGGATCGGGACACTGATCTCCGCCCCGCTCGGCAACCTGGCGACCACGTACATGTACCGCAGGCTGCAGAACCAGCCCGTCGCACCCTGA
- the hrcA gene encoding heat-inducible transcriptional repressor HrcA: MSDERRLEVLRAIVRDYVSTREPVGSRALVERHALGVSPATIRNDMAALEESGYIAQPHTSAGRVPTDKGYRLFVDRLSTLKPLTPAERRAIEHLLDEAVDLDDVVDRTVRLLAQITHQVAVVQYPSLRRTTLRHIELVPMAPGRLLVVMIMDTGRVEQRTIELAADAAPDEAVVAELRARLNAVGAGRRMPRLGVELEMLPTYFAPADRPFVDAVNAVIAEALAEETEERIVMAGTANLARSDTDFPRTISPVLEALEEQVVLLRLLSEMALDAEEVRSERGDGISVRIGHENRHAGLAETSIVASGYGGVAADDAVAYLGVLGPTRMDYPTTMASVRAVARYLSRALGG, encoded by the coding sequence ATGAGCGACGAACGACGCCTCGAGGTCCTGCGCGCGATCGTGCGCGACTACGTGAGCACCCGGGAGCCCGTCGGGTCCCGTGCGCTCGTCGAACGGCACGCGCTCGGCGTCTCCCCGGCGACCATCCGGAACGACATGGCGGCGCTCGAGGAGAGCGGCTACATCGCGCAGCCGCACACGTCGGCCGGACGCGTGCCGACCGACAAGGGGTACCGGCTCTTCGTCGACCGGCTCTCCACGCTCAAGCCGCTCACGCCGGCGGAGCGCCGCGCGATCGAGCACCTGCTCGACGAGGCCGTCGACCTGGACGACGTCGTCGACCGCACGGTGCGGCTCCTCGCGCAGATCACGCACCAGGTCGCCGTCGTCCAGTACCCCTCGTTGCGCCGCACGACGCTGCGGCACATCGAGCTCGTCCCGATGGCCCCGGGTCGTCTGCTCGTCGTCATGATCATGGACACCGGGCGGGTGGAGCAGCGCACGATCGAGCTGGCGGCCGACGCCGCGCCCGACGAGGCTGTCGTCGCGGAGCTGCGAGCCCGGCTGAACGCGGTGGGTGCCGGGCGGCGCATGCCGCGTCTCGGCGTCGAGCTCGAGATGCTGCCCACCTACTTCGCCCCGGCCGACCGCCCGTTCGTCGACGCCGTCAACGCCGTGATCGCCGAGGCGCTCGCGGAGGAGACGGAGGAACGCATCGTCATGGCCGGCACGGCCAACCTGGCGCGTTCCGACACGGACTTCCCGCGCACCATCAGCCCCGTGCTCGAGGCGCTCGAGGAGCAGGTGGTACTGCTGCGCCTGCTGTCCGAGATGGCGCTCGACGCCGAGGAGGTGCGCTCCGAGCGCGGCGACGGCATCAGCGTGCGGATCGGCCACGAGAACCGGCACGCGGGTCTGGCGGAGACGTCGATCGTCGCGTCGGGTTACGGTGGGGTCGCGGCGGACGACGCCGTCGCCTACCTCGGAGTTCTCGGTCCGACCCGGATGGACTACCCCACGACCATGGCGTCGGTGCGTGCCGTCGCCCGCTATCTCTCCAGGGCCCTCGGCGGCTGA
- the dnaJ gene encoding molecular chaperone DnaJ, whose protein sequence is MTDYYEVLGVSRDATTEEIKRAYRKLARTHHPDVAGPVEAERFKDITAAHEVLSNPEKRRAYDMGGMPGMNGMGGDAGAGFAFSDIFETFFSAASGGPAARGPVPRARRGQDALVRIDVDLADATFGTHRDLQVETAVMCGTCHGTCSRPGTGPRTCDVCGGRGSVQRVARSFLGQVMTTQRCDACGGFGSTIPDPCPECAGEGRVRTRRTIGLDVPAGVESGTRIKLTGQGEVGPGGGPAGDLYVEIRERAHPVFTRRGDDLHCTMALPVTAAALGTVLELETLDGAQQVDIRPGTQPEQVVTLRGLGVGRLHGGGRGDLHVHVDVEVPTQLDERQEQLLRELAALRGEERPEARLAPAGPGMFARLRDKLAGR, encoded by the coding sequence GTGACGGATTACTACGAGGTCCTGGGCGTCAGCCGTGACGCGACGACCGAGGAGATCAAGAGGGCGTACCGCAAGCTCGCGCGGACGCACCACCCGGACGTCGCCGGGCCGGTCGAGGCCGAGCGGTTCAAGGACATCACGGCCGCGCACGAGGTCCTGTCCAACCCGGAGAAGCGTCGAGCCTACGACATGGGCGGGATGCCCGGGATGAACGGGATGGGCGGCGACGCCGGTGCCGGGTTCGCGTTCTCGGACATCTTCGAGACGTTCTTCAGCGCGGCGTCCGGCGGTCCGGCCGCCCGCGGGCCGGTGCCGCGGGCACGCCGTGGCCAGGACGCGCTCGTGCGGATCGACGTCGACCTCGCCGACGCCACGTTCGGCACGCACCGTGACCTCCAGGTCGAGACGGCCGTCATGTGCGGCACGTGCCACGGCACGTGCTCCCGCCCGGGCACCGGCCCGCGCACGTGCGACGTGTGCGGCGGGCGCGGCTCCGTGCAGCGGGTCGCGCGCTCGTTCCTCGGCCAGGTCATGACGACGCAGCGGTGCGACGCGTGCGGCGGCTTCGGCTCGACGATCCCGGACCCGTGCCCCGAGTGCGCCGGGGAGGGCCGGGTGCGGACCCGGCGCACCATCGGCCTCGACGTGCCCGCGGGCGTCGAGTCCGGGACCCGGATCAAGCTCACCGGCCAGGGCGAGGTCGGCCCCGGCGGAGGGCCCGCGGGCGACCTGTACGTCGAGATCCGGGAGCGGGCGCACCCGGTGTTCACCCGGCGCGGCGACGACCTGCACTGCACCATGGCGCTGCCGGTCACGGCGGCGGCGCTCGGCACGGTGCTCGAGCTCGAGACGCTCGACGGCGCCCAGCAGGTCGACATCCGCCCGGGGACGCAGCCCGAGCAGGTCGTGACGCTGCGCGGTCTCGGCGTCGGGCGGCTGCACGGCGGCGGGCGCGGCGACCTCCACGTGCACGTCGACGTCGAGGTGCCGACCCAGCTCGACGAGCGCCAGGAGCAGCTCCTGCGCGAGCTCGCCGCACTCCGCGGGGAGGAGCGCCCGGAGGCGCGCCTGGCGCCCGCCGGACCTGGGATGTTCGCCCGGCTGCGGGACAAGCTGGCGGGCCGCTGA
- the hemW gene encoding radical SAM family heme chaperone HemW translates to MPQLPDGDPPPSDGSLPASVLPGADERAFGVYLHVPFCRVRCGYCDFNTYTASELGGGASQAAYAATAQREIALAARVLASSGLPERRVETVFVGGGTPTLLPPGDLAGLVRAVDDAWGLAPGAEVTTEANPDSVTPESLAALADAGFTRVSFGMQSAVPHVLATLDRTHDPARLPAVVAWARDAGLAVSLDLIYGTPGETLDDWRVSLEKAVALDPDHVSAYALVVEPGTAMGRQAARGELPAPDGDDEAAKYELADAVLADAGYSWYEISNFARTSADECRHNLAYWRGDDWWGIGPGAHSHVGGVRWWNVKHPRAYAGRLEAATSPAAGRETLDDDARELERVLLGIRLATGLDAERADAAAVAELARGGLVSVRSPGDGGRRLVLTRRGRLLADTVVRALT, encoded by the coding sequence GTGCCGCAGCTGCCTGACGGCGACCCGCCGCCGTCGGACGGTTCGCTCCCGGCGTCGGTGCTGCCCGGGGCGGACGAGCGCGCGTTCGGGGTCTATCTCCACGTCCCGTTCTGCCGGGTGCGGTGCGGGTACTGCGACTTCAACACGTACACGGCGAGCGAGCTCGGCGGCGGCGCGAGCCAGGCCGCTTATGCGGCGACGGCGCAGCGGGAGATCGCGCTGGCGGCGCGGGTCCTCGCGTCGTCGGGTCTGCCCGAGCGCCGGGTCGAGACGGTCTTCGTGGGCGGCGGGACGCCCACCCTGCTGCCGCCCGGCGACCTCGCGGGACTGGTGCGCGCCGTCGACGACGCGTGGGGCCTCGCTCCAGGCGCTGAGGTCACGACCGAGGCGAACCCCGACTCGGTGACGCCGGAATCGTTGGCAGCGCTCGCCGACGCGGGGTTCACGCGCGTGTCGTTCGGGATGCAGTCCGCGGTCCCGCACGTGCTCGCCACGCTGGACCGCACCCACGATCCCGCCCGCCTGCCCGCCGTCGTCGCGTGGGCGCGCGACGCCGGTCTGGCCGTCTCGCTGGACCTCATCTACGGGACGCCCGGGGAGACGCTCGACGACTGGCGCGTCAGCCTCGAGAAGGCCGTCGCGCTCGATCCGGACCACGTGTCGGCGTACGCCCTCGTCGTGGAGCCGGGGACGGCGATGGGTCGGCAGGCGGCGCGCGGTGAGCTCCCGGCTCCGGACGGCGACGACGAGGCGGCGAAGTACGAGCTGGCCGACGCCGTGCTCGCCGACGCCGGGTACTCCTGGTACGAGATCAGCAACTTCGCCCGGACCTCGGCCGACGAGTGCCGCCACAACCTCGCCTACTGGCGCGGCGACGACTGGTGGGGGATCGGGCCCGGGGCGCACAGCCACGTCGGGGGCGTCCGGTGGTGGAACGTCAAGCACCCGCGCGCGTACGCCGGCCGGCTCGAGGCCGCCACCTCGCCGGCCGCGGGCCGGGAGACGCTCGACGACGACGCGCGCGAGCTCGAACGCGTGCTGCTCGGGATCCGCCTCGCGACCGGCCTGGACGCCGAGCGCGCGGACGCCGCCGCGGTGGCCGAGCTCGCCCGCGGCGGGTTGGTGAGCGTCCGGTCGCCGGGCGACGGCGGCCGGCGTCTCGTGCTCACGCGGCGCGGGAGGCTGCTCGCCGACACGGTGGTTCGCGCGCTGACCTGA
- a CDS encoding DUF3097 family protein, whose product MRTGTRRVTRDEPAVAGLVVEDVETGWVGAVVRVEKSAGGVTVALEDRRGTTRTFPLGPGFWVDGEPVRLVMPRGERPRAAVRTASGSRAVAGARARVARASRLWVEGRHDAELVEHVWGEDLRIEGVVVELLDGVDNLADALTEFAPGPGRRAGVLVDHLVPGSKEQRLTAEALRRLGPAADAVLVLGHPYVDVWQAVRPERVGLRVWPDVPRSEDIKTGTLRALGWPHADQADVAAGWKRILRNVRDYRDLDPALLGRVEELVDFVTGEG is encoded by the coding sequence GTGCGGACCGGCACCCGCCGCGTGACGCGCGACGAGCCGGCGGTCGCCGGCCTCGTCGTCGAGGACGTCGAGACGGGCTGGGTCGGCGCCGTCGTGCGCGTCGAGAAGAGCGCGGGCGGGGTCACCGTCGCTCTCGAGGACCGGCGCGGAACCACCAGGACCTTCCCGCTCGGGCCGGGCTTCTGGGTCGACGGCGAACCGGTGCGGCTCGTGATGCCGCGCGGCGAGCGCCCCCGCGCCGCGGTCCGCACCGCGAGCGGCTCGCGCGCCGTGGCCGGCGCACGCGCCCGGGTGGCGCGGGCCTCGCGCCTGTGGGTCGAGGGACGCCACGACGCCGAGCTCGTGGAGCACGTGTGGGGCGAGGACCTGCGGATCGAGGGGGTCGTCGTCGAGCTGCTCGACGGCGTCGACAACCTCGCCGACGCGCTCACGGAGTTCGCGCCGGGTCCCGGGCGCCGCGCGGGCGTCCTGGTCGACCACCTCGTGCCCGGGAGCAAGGAGCAGCGCCTCACCGCCGAGGCTCTGCGCCGGCTCGGTCCTGCGGCCGACGCGGTGCTCGTGCTCGGGCACCCCTACGTCGACGTCTGGCAGGCCGTCCGGCCGGAACGCGTCGGTCTGCGCGTATGGCCCGACGTCCCCCGGTCGGAGGACATCAAGACCGGCACGCTGCGCGCGCTCGGCTGGCCGCACGCGGACCAGGCGGACGTCGCCGCGGGCTGGAAGCGGATCCTGCGCAACGTGCGCGACTACCGCGACCTCGACCCCGCGCTGCTGGGCCGGGTCGAGGAGCTCGTCGACTTCGTCACCGGCGAGGGCTGA
- the ybeY gene encoding rRNA maturation RNase YbeY — protein MSTEVSNESPVTVDEAEFAALARYVLDQLHVHPQAELSILFVDIPAMSDLHERWMDEPGPTDVLSFPMDELRPGRDDAPSGPGVLGDVVLCPEVAAEQARTAGHSTEEELLLLTTHGILHLLGFDHAEPDEEREMFDLQRKLLLTFLAGR, from the coding sequence GTGAGCACCGAGGTCAGCAACGAGTCGCCGGTCACCGTCGACGAGGCCGAGTTCGCGGCGCTGGCGCGCTACGTGCTCGACCAGCTGCACGTGCACCCCCAGGCCGAGCTGTCGATCCTCTTCGTGGACATCCCGGCGATGTCCGACCTCCACGAGCGCTGGATGGACGAGCCGGGGCCGACGGACGTGCTGTCGTTCCCGATGGACGAGCTGCGGCCGGGGCGCGACGACGCGCCGTCCGGCCCGGGAGTCCTCGGCGACGTCGTCCTGTGCCCTGAGGTCGCCGCCGAGCAGGCGCGGACCGCCGGGCACAGCACCGAGGAGGAGCTCCTGCTCCTCACGACGCACGGGATCCTCCACCTCCTCGGCTTCGACCACGCCGAGCCGGACGAGGAACGTGAGATGTTCGACCTCCAGCGCAAGCTGCTGCTGACCTTCCTCGCCGGGCGGTGA
- the era gene encoding GTPase Era codes for MPAGSLVSPDVPEGFRAGFASVVGRPNAGKSTLVNALVGTKVAITSGRPQTTRHTVRGIVHLPDGQLVLVDTPGLHRPRTLLGRRLNDLVLATLAEVDVIAFCLPADQKVGPGDAYIARQLEDVRTPVVALATKAATVSRQRLVTHLAEIDRLGRWADIVPVSATEQYQVDVVTDVLLGHLPESPPLYPDGELTDEPEHVMVAELVREAALEGVRDELPHSLAVVVDEIVERPGKEDGAGSGLLDVRVNIFVERDSQKAIVIGAKGSRLRDVGTTARHGIEALLGARVFLDLRVKVAKDWQRDPKQLERLGF; via the coding sequence ATGCCAGCGGGGTCGCTCGTCAGCCCCGACGTCCCCGAAGGCTTCCGGGCCGGCTTCGCGAGCGTCGTCGGCCGCCCGAACGCCGGGAAATCCACGCTCGTCAACGCCCTGGTCGGGACGAAGGTGGCGATCACGTCCGGCCGGCCGCAGACCACGCGCCACACGGTGCGCGGCATCGTGCACCTCCCCGACGGGCAGCTCGTGCTGGTGGACACGCCGGGGCTGCACCGGCCGCGCACGCTGCTCGGACGCCGTCTCAACGACCTCGTGCTCGCGACCCTCGCCGAGGTGGACGTCATCGCGTTCTGCCTGCCGGCCGACCAGAAGGTCGGCCCCGGCGACGCGTACATCGCGCGTCAGCTCGAGGACGTGCGGACCCCCGTCGTCGCGCTCGCCACGAAGGCCGCGACGGTGTCGCGCCAGCGGCTCGTCACGCACCTGGCCGAGATCGACCGGCTCGGACGGTGGGCGGACATCGTGCCCGTCTCGGCGACCGAGCAGTACCAGGTCGACGTCGTCACCGACGTCCTGCTCGGCCACCTGCCCGAGAGCCCGCCGCTCTACCCGGACGGCGAGCTGACCGACGAGCCCGAGCACGTCATGGTCGCCGAGCTCGTCCGGGAGGCGGCGCTCGAGGGCGTCCGCGACGAGCTGCCGCACTCGCTCGCCGTCGTCGTCGACGAGATCGTGGAGCGACCGGGCAAGGAGGACGGCGCGGGCTCCGGCCTGCTGGACGTCCGGGTCAACATCTTCGTGGAGCGGGACAGCCAGAAGGCGATCGTCATCGGCGCGAAGGGCTCCCGGTTGCGGGACGTCGGGACGACGGCGCGTCACGGCATCGAGGCGCTGCTCGGTGCCCGGGTGTTCCTGGACCTGCGGGTGAAGGTCGCCAAGGATTGGCAGCGTGACCCGAAACAGCTCGAGCGGCTCGGTTTCTGA